Genomic window (Streptomyces sp. NBC_00078):
TGCGGCTCCGTACGGAAGTTGACCGTGCTCGTCTCGATGTAGTGGTTGACGATGTCGCAGACCGCCGGCATGTCGGCGACGGTGGCGGGACGGATCTCGGCCGGGTGTCGTTCTGGACTCACGTGTGGTCTTCCTTCGGTCTTCCTCGGTGCGGGACACCCCTTTTCTACGTGGGGTCGAGTCCGCGCAGTACGGATTCGGCCACCGCCTCCAGGGCCGGCGTCTCGAAGATCACGGCGAGCCGGAGCGGCACGCCGATGTCCTTGCGGATGCGGGAGACCACCCGCAGCGCCGAGATGGAGGTGCCGCCGAGGGAGAAGAAGTCGTCCCCCGGCAGCACCGGACCGGCGCCCAGGACATCGCTCCAGATCTCCGCCACCTGGCCGAGGATCTGCGCCCGGAGGTCGTCCGGACCGTCACCGGGCCCGGTGGCCGGTGCGGGGGCGGCGGCCGGCTCGGGGGCGGCCGTACCGGTGGAGGCACCGCTCGCCGGATCGGGCAGGGCCTTGCGGTCGATCTTGCCGTTACGGGTGCGGGGCAGCCGCGGCACCAGCAGCACGGAGGCGGGCACCAGGTGGGGCGGCAGGGTCTCGGCCAGGGCGCGCCGGAGGCCGGTATCGGTGAGGTCGGCGTCCTTGAGGACCACGTAGGCGGCGAGTTCGGTCTCGCGGTCTCCGGCCTCGTAAGGGACCACGGCGGCCTCGGCCACGCCGGTCACCGCGGACACGGCCGACTCGACCTCCACGGTCTCCACGCGGTAGCCGCGCACCTTGACCATGCCGTCCACGCGTCCCAGATGGACCAGGTGCCCCGAGCCGTCCAGCCGGCCGCGGTCGCCGGTGCGGAACTCCCGCGGCGCGGGTGCGGACCCGGATCCGGTCCCGGCCGCCGGCACGGCTTCGGTGAGCGGCCGGGGGCCCTGCTCCGTCCACTGCGCCGAGTGCAGGTGGGGGCTGCGGACGACGATCCGTCCGACCTCGCCGACGGCCGCCGGCCGGCCGGGCGCCGTCTCGACGCGGACCTCCACGCCGGGCACGGGTCCGCCGACGGGGACCGGGTCGGCCACGTCGCCGTCCGGGGGGATCAGATGGAGCCGGGTGAGGCCGGTCTCCGTGGAGTTCAGCCCGACCGCGACGGTGGCGGCCGGGAACAGCCGCCGGGCGGCGAGGACGTCACTGCGGTGGACGCTCTCCCCGCCGAGGTAGGCCAGGCGGACACGGTCCGTCGTACGTCCCCCGGCCACCGCGGCCGCCTGCCGGAGGAAGGACGGGAACGAGTAGTAGACGGTCGTCCCGGACTCGTCCAGGCGCTCGATCAGGTCGTGCACCCCGTCCCGTTGGAAGGAGTACGGCACGAGGGCCGCCCCGTTGAGCAGTGCCGTATACGGGTTGGACACCGCGGCGACGAAACCGTCGGCGTTGATCAGGGTGACCCGGTCCTGCGCTCCGATGCCGAGCAGGGCGTGCCGCTCGACGTTCTGCCGCATGTCGGCACGGTTCTGCAGGATGCCCTTGGGCAGACCGGTGGATCCCGAGGTGTACAGCGCGTACGCCCACTGGTCCGGGTCGGTGACCGGGCTCGGCGCCACGGACACGCTGGTCCGTACGTCGAGTTCCTCCACCCGGATCACGGTGGTGTCGCCGACCGGCCGCTCGGGGCCGGTGGAGTCGGTGACGACGACCGCCGCGCCGAGCCGGTGCAGCAGATCCCGGTTGCGGGCGGCCGGATGGTGGGGGTTGAGCGGGACGTAGAACTTGCCCGCCTTCAGTACGCCCAGACACGCGGCGAGCATCCACGCCGGGTGCAGCACCATCAGGGGCACCGGCTCGGAACCCTCGCCCCGGGTGTCGAGGAGCGCCCGGGCGACGGCATCGGCCCGGGCGGCGAGCTCGCGGTAGTCGACCGTCTCCTCCGGCAGGACGATCGCCGGCCGGTCCGGGCCGGTCCGGGCCCGCAGTTCGAACTCCGCTACGACGGGGCACCCCGTCGGGGGGCTGCCGGTGCGGTCCGGTGCCGTGTCTGGTGTTGCGGCGGTCATGCGGTGCTGCCTCCTCGCGCCGGTCCTGGCATGTCAGCTCGCCTCTTCCCGCGCGGAGAACACCTTCTCGACCACGGGTTCGAGTTCGTTCCACTCCACGGCCGAGACCCGGCCGGCGTCCCACTGCTCGTCCATCCAGGCGAGCAGTTCCACGATCCGCGGGTCGCCCTTCTCCAGCCGCAGTCCGAGTCGCTTGTCCAGGACGAAGAGCAGCCCCGCCTGGCCGGAGTCCTTGGTGAGGGCGACGTCCAGCTCCCGGCCGGTGAGCAGGGGGGCGTTGAACGGCGCGTACATCCACCAGAACTTGTTGAGGCCGTCGGCGTGGATGCCGGCCCGGGTGACGTAGGCGTCCCGGCCGAACAGCGGGTACTTCTGCGACGGGCCGGAGCCGATGCCGTCGTAGAGCTCGACGAGTTTGTTGACCGCGGGAAGGTTGACCTCGGTGCCGGCCCAGTAGCCCATGCCGAGCAGGTGCACCATGACGGCTTCCAGTGGGGCGTTGCCGGTGCGTTCGCCGGTGCCCAGCGTGGTGCCGCTGATCACGCCGCAGCCCTCACGGATCGCGGCCAGGCAGTTGGCGACCACCAGCCAGGTGTCGTTGTGGGGATGGAACTCGATCTGGGAGGGCGTCAGGTCGAGCCCGCGCAGCAGCCGGATCCAGCGCGGGATGCTGCGGGGCAGGGCGACGTCGTCGTAGGGCAGGCCGATGCCGAGGGTGTCGCAGACCCGGAAGCGGGGCTGCAGTTCGGCGGGGTACGCCGCGGCGACCTTGAGGACCTCTTCGACCAGGGCCCGCACGAAGTCCGGGTCGGAACGTGTCGTGTCCTCCAGGTGGACCCGGGGCTTGATGCCGTGGTCCAGGGCCATGGCCACCGCGTCCAGGTACATCGCCGCGGCCTCGGTCCGGCCGCCCGAGCCGAACTTGTGGAAGGTGTGGTAGTCGGAGGAGGAGCTGAGCAGTCCGGTCTCGGTGACGCCGATCCGCTTGATCAGCTCTACGTCCTCACGGCGGGCCCGGATCCAGGTGGTGGGCTCGATGGGGGCGCCGTCGCGGTGCCGTTCCAGGGCGTAGATCAGGGCGTTGCGGTCGGAGTCGCGGTACGGGAAGAACTCGGCGTGCCGGATCGCCGTGGACTCGCCCGTTATCTCGCAGAGGATGTCGTAGATCTGCCGGCTGGTGTCCAGGGAGAGGGGCAGTCCGCCCTGCTGGCCGTCGCGGTGGGTGGTTTCGGACAGCCATACCTCGTGCGGCAGGGTGAGGGGCCGCATGCCGTCGTCCCAGGTGTACCGGGGGAACGCGTCCCGGGGGAAGACCTCCGGGAAGTACTCGGGTTCCTCGGGGTTGTGGATGGTCATCGAAACTCACTCCCTGTGGTGCGGTAACGGGCGGGTGCCAGCTCCAGTCCGGTCACGAAGTCGCGGAACCGGCGCTCCGCGGAGGCGGCCTCCTCCGCGCTGCCGCGGGCGACGTTCGCCACGGTGAGCGGTTTGGCCAGTTCGAGGAACCGGACGATCTCGGATCGGTTCATGCCCTTGCCCAGGAGGTAGGGGACGCCCCAGAAGTCGAGGCCGTTGACCGGCATCCAGGCGGCGTTCACCACCGAGTCGAAGATCTGGTCGGCGGCTTCGAGGGCCTGACGGGAGTTCATGCTGCGGTGCGACCAGGTGTGGCCGTTGCCGGTGAGGTCGTACTGGGGCGCCCGTACGTGGATGGGCGTGGCGTGCATGTAGTACCAGTGGTTGACGGCGAAGGTGTCCGGCCCAGCGGAGTTGATGAAGTTGATGGTGTTCTCCACCGTCTGCGGGCTCTCGCCGGGGAATCCGACGACGAACGACGCGTGGGTGAAGATGCCGCGGGCCTTGAGCTGTTCGATGCCGTACTGGTAGTGGGCCGTGGTGGCGCGTTTGTCCATGTTGAGCAGGACCTGGTCGTCGCCGGACTCGATGCCGAGCAGCACGCCGCGGCAGCCGGAGTCGTACATCAGGTCGTAGACGTCGGGCTCTCGGGCGTGACCGCAACGGAAGTACGAGAACCACTCGATGCCGAAGTCGCGGCGCACCAGCATCCGGCACAGGTCCTTGAAGCGGCGCATGGGCACGTTGAACGTGTCGTCGATGAAGGCGACGCGTTTGACGCCCATGTCGGCGAGTTCCTCGAGTTCCCGCTCGACCGTGGACAGGTCGGCGAGGGTGAGGGCGCCGGCCCGCTCCGGATAGTCGCAGAAGGCGCAGCTGAAGGCGCAGCTGCGCGCGGTGCGGGTGGACAGTGTCGGGCCGAGGACGGTGGGGTCGAAGCGGTTCCACCGGACCGAGCAGGCGTTGAGGTCGTTGGCCTCGGGGCGTTTGCGGGTGAGCTTCCACTCGCCGGTCTTCGAGCGCAGGAAGACGTTGGGGACCTCGGTGGGGGCGTCGCCGTCCACGATGGCGCCGACCACCCCGGCCAGTGCCGCCTCGCCCTGGGACTCCCATACGTAGTAGTCGGCACCGACCCGGTCGAAGAACCGGTTGAGTTTGTCGTCGCGCCCGGCCCGGGCCTGGTTGTCGACGAGCGGTCCGCCGACGATGATCGGCACGGACGCGTTGTGCCGCCGGATGAAGCGGATGATCTCGATCACCGGGGCGGGCATCATGTAGAAGGTCGTGGTGATGGCGACCGAGGCGGGGTTGTCGGCCAGCAGCTTGACCAGTTGGTCCTCTTCGAAGGTGAAGCTGTTGACGAAGTCGGCCGGATGCCCCCGCTCCTCCAGGTAGTTGACGAGGTAGAGGGTGCCGAGGCTCGGCAGCTCGGACACCGTGTAGGCGTGCGCCGTGCCCCGGTCCGTGTTGCGTACCTCGCTCAGGGCGTCCATGTACGAGTAATGGGCACCCCCAAAAGTGATCTTGGTGCGGAGCATGCTGCGGATGGGCGCGGGCAGTTCGTCTCCCCCGTGCTCCAGCGCCAGTTGCAGCTCCTCGCCGGACATGTCGGTCTCGTGGTATCCCACGACGATGCAGTGCTTCACCGTCTGTCTCCTCTCACACACCCGGCGCGGGACGCCGGCCTGGCCTGGGGTCAGCTGGTTCCGTAGGGGCCGGGAAGGGTGACCGTCTTGGTGGCGGTCATCTCGGCGATCGCGTAGCGGATGCCCTCACGCCCGACCCCGCTGGCCTTCACGCCGCCGAACGGAATGTGCGGGGAGTCGAAGTGGGGCCCTTCGCCGAGGTTCACCGCGCCCACCCGGAGCCGGGCGGCGATGTCCCAGAAGCGGGCGCTGTCCTGGGTGAGGACTCCGGCCTGGAGGCCGTAGGCGGTGCTGTTGGACAGCCGTACCGCCTCGTCCGTGTCCGTGACCCGTATCACCGGTGCCACCGGGCCGAAGGTCTCCTCGGTCACCAACTCGGTGTCGGGCGGTACCCGGTCGAGCACGGCGGGTCGCACCAGCGCACCGTCGCGCTCGCCGCCGGTGACCAGTCGGGCGCCGTCCCGGACAGCCCGGGCGATGCGGCGTTCCACCACGAGGGCCGCGTCCTCGCTGACGAGCGGGCCGAGGTCGGTGTCGTCCCGGCGGGGGTCACCGGCTCGCTTGGCGGCGACCGCCGACTCCAGCAGGGCCGTGAACTCGTCGGCCACCTCCTCCCAGACGAAGATCCGTTTGATGCCGCGGCAGGACTGGCCGGCGGTGGCGCACGAACCGTCGGCGGCCAGCCGTGCGGCGTGCGCCAGATCGGCGTCGGGCAGCACGAACAGCGGGTCGTTGCCGCCCAGTTCGAGCAGCAGCCGTTTGCCCGCCGCCTGTGCGGCCACCGCGTGGCCGGTGGCCACGCTGCCGGTGAACGTCACCATGGCGACGTCCGGGTGGGCGGCGAGCAGCGGGCCGAGCTCGCCCGGTTCGCCGGTGACGACGGCGAGCATGTCCTTGGCGCAGCCGGCCTCCACGAGCAGCTCGGCGAAGGCCAGCGCCGTCAGCGGGGTCTTCTCCGACGGCTTGAGCAGCAGGGGACAGCCCGCCGCCAGGGCCGGGGCGGCCTTGACCACGACCTGGTTGAGCGGGCGGTTGAAGGGCGTGATGCCCAGGACGATCCCGACCGGTTCGGGCAGGGTCACCGCCAGTCTGGTGGCGTCGGGCAACGGGATGGACTCGCCGCGGATCCGCTCCGCCTCCGCGGCGGCCACCCTGAGGTTCCCCGCCGCTCGCGCCACCTCGCGCAGGGTCTCCTTGCGGCACACCCCCGACTCGGCCGTGATGAGGGCGGAGAACTCCTCCGCCCGGGCCTGCAGCAGGCCGGCCGTCCGGGCCAGGACGGCCGACCGCTGCTGGGGAGTCATGGCACGGCGGCCGGTGGCCAGTGCGGAGGCGGCGGCCGCCGCCTCCTCGGCACCGTCCCGCGGAACGGACCCGATGGGCTCTCCCGTCCAGCGGTCGTACACGGTCGTGTGGTGGCGGGCCGGCTGCAGTGCTCCGTTGACGAACATGACGACTCCCGTGCCAGGGGTTCCGAAGGAGGGGGGAGAGGGGGCGGGGCGGGTGGTCAGTCCTGGTCGCGCACGAACCGGGCCTCGAGCTCGGAGATCTTTTCGTACTCGAAGACCTCGAACAGCTCGGCGAAGCTCATCTTCAGGCCCATGTCGTCCCAGAACTTCTGGGTGGTTCCGGCATCCCTCAGCTCGGCGAAGAGCTTGCGCAGCACCGAGGCCGCGGCCATCCAGCCGGACAGCGGGTAGATGGCCAGGTTGTAGCCGATCGCCTCCAGCTCCTTGGTGGTCAGCCAGGGGGTCTTGCCGCCCTCGACCATGTTGGCCAGCAGCGGGGCGTCGATCTCGTCGCGCACCCGCTTCATCTCGTCGACGTCGAGCATCGCCTCCAGGAAGATGCAGTCGGCGCCGGCGGCGAGGTACTCGCGGGAGCGACGGATGGCCTCGTCCAGGCCGAGCGACTCACGGGCGTCGGTGCGGGCGATGATGGTGAAGTCCCCGTCCTCGCGTGCCTCGACGGCCGCCTCGATCTTGCCGGTCATCTCCTCGGTGGAGATCAGCCGCTTGCCTTCCAGGTGCCCGCAGCGCTTGGGGTTGACCTGGTCCTCCAGGTGGTAGCCGACGATGCCGACCCGCTCGAACTCCCGGGTGGCCCGCCACACCGACATCGCGTTGCCGTAGCCGGCGTCGGCGTCCATGATCACCGGCACGTCCACGGCGAGCACGATGTTCTTGGCGTTCGTGGCCTGCTCCGACACGCTCGTGAAGCCCAGGTCGGGCAGGCCGAGCATGCTGGCGGAGGTGCCCGAGCCGGTCATGTGCAGCGCGGGGAAGCCGGCCTGCTGGATGACCTTGGCGCTCAGGGCGTCGTACGCACTGGGGACGACGAGGATCTCGGGGGCGTTCATCAGCTCGCGGAACGTACGGGCCTTGGTCACGGCCATCTCTTTTCTCCTCGGAGTGCCTTGTGTCGAGCCGGCGCGAGACCGCGCCGACGGGTCATGGGGGTCAGGGAGCCGTCACGAGGCCCGCCAGGGACTCGTCGAGTCTGAGGAGCTGGTTGTACTTGGCGAGGCGGTCGCCGCGGCGCGGTCCGCCCACCTTGATCAGCTCCGCCGCGACGGCGACGGCCAGGTCGCACATCGCGGTGTCCTCGGTCTCCCCGGAGCGGTGGGAGACGGCGAGCAGCATCCCCGCCCGACGGGCCGCCGCGGCCGCGGCCAGCGTGGCGGTGACGGTGCCCGCCTGGCTGAGCTTGAGCAGGATGCCGTCCGCCCGGCCTGGCCCGATCCGTGTCGCGTCGGTGGCGAACAGGTCGTCGCCGACCACGCTGGTGGACCGCGGCAGGGATCCGCGCAGCCGGGCCCAGCCGACGTCGTCGGCGGGATCGAACGGGTCCTCCAGGAAGGTCAGCCGGAACCGGCGCGCCAGCCGTGACAGGTGGTCGGCGAACTCGGGGGATGTGAACTCCCGGTCACCGAAGCGGTATCGACCGTCCTCCGTGACCAGGTGTTCCGCGGCCACGTCCACGCCCAGCGTGCACAGCTCGGTGTGGCCCGCCTCGGCCACCGCGGCCTGCAGGAGGGCGAGTTGCTCCTCGCTGTCCAGCGGGACCAGCAGTCCGCTGGAGGCCGAGAGGGGTATGGGGCCGAAGCGGCGTTCCACGGCCCGGTGCGCCGCGGTGAACACCTGGTCCGCCACCGCGATGTCGGTGTGGATGCGGCCGGTGGCGGGGAGCACCATCACCTGCTGGCAGCCGCGCGGCGGCCCTTCGCGGTGGATGCCCCCGGAGAACACGTTGACCATCAGCCGGGGCAGGCCCAGGCCTGTCAGTCCGTACTGCTCCCCCAGGTGTGCGTGCAGGGGGATGCCCCGGGACGCCGAGGCGGCCCGGGCGTAGGCGAGTGACACGGCGAGGGTGAGGTCCGCGCCGGCCTCCCCCGCCTCGTACGCCTCGGCGAGCCGCTGATCGCACTGCCGCTGGTCGTCGACGGTGCCGCCGGTGAGCGCGGCGACGAGTGCCGGCGCGGTCACCGGGCCGAGCACCGGCTCCGGGCCGCGGCGCCGCTCCAGCCGGCCGGGGGCGATCGCCCGGGGCGCGGATCCCGTCCCCGTGTGACCGGAGTCCAGGGTGACCTCGGCCTCCAGGGTCACCTGGGCCCGGGAGTCCAGGATGCCGCGCAGCCTGAGGGAGGTGATCGTCATCCGCGTCCTCCGTCGGGCCCGGCCAGCAGGACGGAGAGCAGGTCGCTGGCGCGGGAGGCGCCCAACTGGCCGCCGAGCGCGGCCTTCTCGCCGAAGTCCGCCACCGAGTCGGCGGCCATCCGGGGGCCGACTGCCACCGCGGGCACCCGGTCGGGGCTGTGGATGCCCAGCTCGCACGGGGTCGCGTGGTCGCAGGTGACGACCAGGGTGTCGACTGCGGTGAGCGCGTCGGCCAGCGGGCCGACGAAGTGCGCGTCGATCTCCTCGATGGCCCGGACCTTGTCGCGTGGGCGCCCGTCGTGTCCCGGCTCGTCCGGGCCCTTGATGTGGACGAACACCGCGTCGGCGGGGTCGGCGAGCAGTTGGGGCAACAGCTCCCGGTAGTAGTCGGGTTCGCTCTGGCCGCGGGCCGGCCGGGAGCTGGTGAAGCGTGCCCCGATGAGTCGGGCCAGGCCGCGCTCGGCAGGCACCTGCCCGTACATGGACAGGGTCAGCCCGGTCCGTTCGGTGAAGTCGGCCAGTCGCGGCAGGGTGTCCCCCGCGTCCCGTACCAGCAGCAGGTTGGCCGGCCGCCGGCCCAGGGCGCGACGGCGTGCGTTGACCTCGCTGCGCTGCATCACCTCGGCACTGGCCGCGACGAACCGGTTGACCAGCTCCGCCGTGGTCGCGGCGGCCGGGTCCTCGTCGAAGGGCACGCAGGTCGCCGGGGTCGCCGAGGGTGCGTTCACGGGGACGCCGAACGGACCCCGGCTGACGAACCCGGGATCCGTGTTGGTCACCTTCCCGGACAGCGGAACCGTGTCGCTGGTCAGGCCGAGGATGCCGCGGTGGCGGCCGAATCCGGTGAGGCGGAAGGTGACGCCGTCGTCCAGGGACACCTGGCCGGTGATCTCCTCGACCAGGGTGGCCTGGTCGTCCTCGTCCAGGTCCCGGGAGGTGCGCCGGTCCAGCCGCCCTGTCGCCGGGTCCCAGCTGGCGAAGTTGACCCGGAACGCCACGGAGTACCCGTCCGGTTGCCAGAAGTCCATGCCCAGCCCCTCCAGCGGCCCGCGCCCGGTGTAGTGCGTCACCGGGTCGTAGCCGAGCAGGGCCATGGCGCCCGAGTCGGACTCCGGGGGCACGTCGGGGGCGATCACCTCCAGCGCGGCGGAGCTTCCGCGCCTGGCGAGTGCGTCCAGGTGGGGGGTGGCCGCCGCCTCGAAGGGCGTGAGCCCGCCCAGTTCCGCCACCGGCCGGTCGGCGCCGCCGCACAGGACGGTGATGAACAGCCGCCCCGCGGGCGGTGTCCCGTCGGGCCCGGCGGTGCGGGTGTCAGCCCCGGATGCGCTCATCGATTCCCCACTCCTTGACGACCCTCGCGACGGCGGGCGGCACCAGGTGCTCCCAGGGCTGCCCTGCGGCGATCGACCGGCGGACCCGGCCGCCGCTGATCGGTTTGTCGGTACGGCGCCACATCACTTCCGTCCGCAGCCCGAGCGCGTGGAAGCGGTCGAGTTTGGCGTCGCCCCAGTCGTCGTAGACGGTGACCAGGTAGCGGGCGT
Coding sequences:
- a CDS encoding CMP-5'-phosphonoformate--3-phosphoglycerate phosphonoformyl transferase, whose amino-acid sequence is MSASGADTRTAGPDGTPPAGRLFITVLCGGADRPVAELGGLTPFEAAATPHLDALARRGSSAALEVIAPDVPPESDSGAMALLGYDPVTHYTGRGPLEGLGMDFWQPDGYSVAFRVNFASWDPATGRLDRRTSRDLDEDDQATLVEEITGQVSLDDGVTFRLTGFGRHRGILGLTSDTVPLSGKVTNTDPGFVSRGPFGVPVNAPSATPATCVPFDEDPAAATTAELVNRFVAASAEVMQRSEVNARRRALGRRPANLLLVRDAGDTLPRLADFTERTGLTLSMYGQVPAERGLARLIGARFTSSRPARGQSEPDYYRELLPQLLADPADAVFVHIKGPDEPGHDGRPRDKVRAIEEIDAHFVGPLADALTAVDTLVVTCDHATPCELGIHSPDRVPAVAVGPRMAADSVADFGEKAALGGQLGASRASDLLSVLLAGPDGGRG
- a CDS encoding aldehyde dehydrogenase family protein, which codes for MFVNGALQPARHHTTVYDRWTGEPIGSVPRDGAEEAAAAASALATGRRAMTPQQRSAVLARTAGLLQARAEEFSALITAESGVCRKETLREVARAAGNLRVAAAEAERIRGESIPLPDATRLAVTLPEPVGIVLGITPFNRPLNQVVVKAAPALAAGCPLLLKPSEKTPLTALAFAELLVEAGCAKDMLAVVTGEPGELGPLLAAHPDVAMVTFTGSVATGHAVAAQAAGKRLLLELGGNDPLFVLPDADLAHAARLAADGSCATAGQSCRGIKRIFVWEEVADEFTALLESAVAAKRAGDPRRDDTDLGPLVSEDAALVVERRIARAVRDGARLVTGGERDGALVRPAVLDRVPPDTELVTEETFGPVAPVIRVTDTDEAVRLSNSTAYGLQAGVLTQDSARFWDIAARLRVGAVNLGEGPHFDSPHIPFGGVKASGVGREGIRYAIAEMTATKTVTLPGPYGTS
- a CDS encoding PhpK family radical SAM P-methyltransferase; protein product: MKHCIVVGYHETDMSGEELQLALEHGGDELPAPIRSMLRTKITFGGAHYSYMDALSEVRNTDRGTAHAYTVSELPSLGTLYLVNYLEERGHPADFVNSFTFEEDQLVKLLADNPASVAITTTFYMMPAPVIEIIRFIRRHNASVPIIVGGPLVDNQARAGRDDKLNRFFDRVGADYYVWESQGEAALAGVVGAIVDGDAPTEVPNVFLRSKTGEWKLTRKRPEANDLNACSVRWNRFDPTVLGPTLSTRTARSCAFSCAFCDYPERAGALTLADLSTVERELEELADMGVKRVAFIDDTFNVPMRRFKDLCRMLVRRDFGIEWFSYFRCGHAREPDVYDLMYDSGCRGVLLGIESGDDQVLLNMDKRATTAHYQYGIEQLKARGIFTHASFVVGFPGESPQTVENTINFINSAGPDTFAVNHWYYMHATPIHVRAPQYDLTGNGHTWSHRSMNSRQALEAADQIFDSVVNAAWMPVNGLDFWGVPYLLGKGMNRSEIVRFLELAKPLTVANVARGSAEEAASAERRFRDFVTGLELAPARYRTTGSEFR
- a CDS encoding non-ribosomal peptide synthetase, which gives rise to MTAATPDTAPDRTGSPPTGCPVVAEFELRARTGPDRPAIVLPEETVDYRELAARADAVARALLDTRGEGSEPVPLMVLHPAWMLAACLGVLKAGKFYVPLNPHHPAARNRDLLHRLGAAVVVTDSTGPERPVGDTTVIRVEELDVRTSVSVAPSPVTDPDQWAYALYTSGSTGLPKGILQNRADMRQNVERHALLGIGAQDRVTLINADGFVAAVSNPYTALLNGAALVPYSFQRDGVHDLIERLDESGTTVYYSFPSFLRQAAAVAGGRTTDRVRLAYLGGESVHRSDVLAARRLFPAATVAVGLNSTETGLTRLHLIPPDGDVADPVPVGGPVPGVEVRVETAPGRPAAVGEVGRIVVRSPHLHSAQWTEQGPRPLTEAVPAAGTGSGSAPAPREFRTGDRGRLDGSGHLVHLGRVDGMVKVRGYRVETVEVESAVSAVTGVAEAAVVPYEAGDRETELAAYVVLKDADLTDTGLRRALAETLPPHLVPASVLLVPRLPRTRNGKIDRKALPDPASGASTGTAAPEPAAAPAPATGPGDGPDDLRAQILGQVAEIWSDVLGAGPVLPGDDFFSLGGTSISALRVVSRIRKDIGVPLRLAVIFETPALEAVAESVLRGLDPT
- a CDS encoding pyruvate carboxyltransferase — encoded protein: MTIHNPEEPEYFPEVFPRDAFPRYTWDDGMRPLTLPHEVWLSETTHRDGQQGGLPLSLDTSRQIYDILCEITGESTAIRHAEFFPYRDSDRNALIYALERHRDGAPIEPTTWIRARREDVELIKRIGVTETGLLSSSSDYHTFHKFGSGGRTEAAAMYLDAVAMALDHGIKPRVHLEDTTRSDPDFVRALVEEVLKVAAAYPAELQPRFRVCDTLGIGLPYDDVALPRSIPRWIRLLRGLDLTPSQIEFHPHNDTWLVVANCLAAIREGCGVISGTTLGTGERTGNAPLEAVMVHLLGMGYWAGTEVNLPAVNKLVELYDGIGSGPSQKYPLFGRDAYVTRAGIHADGLNKFWWMYAPFNAPLLTGRELDVALTKDSGQAGLLFVLDKRLGLRLEKGDPRIVELLAWMDEQWDAGRVSAVEWNELEPVVEKVFSAREEAS
- the bcpA gene encoding carboxyvinyl-carboxyphosphonate phosphorylmutase, translated to MAVTKARTFRELMNAPEILVVPSAYDALSAKVIQQAGFPALHMTGSGTSASMLGLPDLGFTSVSEQATNAKNIVLAVDVPVIMDADAGYGNAMSVWRATREFERVGIVGYHLEDQVNPKRCGHLEGKRLISTEEMTGKIEAAVEAREDGDFTIIARTDARESLGLDEAIRRSREYLAAGADCIFLEAMLDVDEMKRVRDEIDAPLLANMVEGGKTPWLTTKELEAIGYNLAIYPLSGWMAAASVLRKLFAELRDAGTTQKFWDDMGLKMSFAELFEVFEYEKISELEARFVRDQD